One window of bacterium genomic DNA carries:
- a CDS encoding anthranilate synthase component I family protein has product MKLSLVGETAELPYELGEMPQIYAALEPFGPLGFLESREGTEKYARFGIAAARPLLTVHGKGHRYTVNDDMGNEVVTDVADPLQFIHDLEPAVDLPHGLENFRFAAGWIGSLGYETAELFEDIPRAGIDDVNLPDTFFYLPSLVVLKDAASRRLTLVALSGDRAGARDLVLEAVRRLKEVDVAAPSDQGEEKREARTTFEEGEFLEAVAKCKELIHDGELIQVVISRRWEVDPAPPPELVYSALAVFNPSPYHFYLQMPGGVLLGASPELLVRREGDILTVRPIAGTRRRGGNEEEDLALEKEMMSDPKERAEHTMLVDLGRNDLGRVSEAGTVQVTRRMLVERYSHVMHLVSEVRSRIDGRYDSYDVLRACFPAGTVSGAPKIRAMQAIAGLEPVVRGPYAGGVGYFDVRGNMDFCITIRSVFYSAGRAYIQSGAGIVADSVPERERDEITAKAAAMVKAFGNVSFEK; this is encoded by the coding sequence TACGCCGCGCTTGAACCCTTCGGTCCACTGGGGTTTCTGGAAAGCCGGGAGGGTACGGAAAAATACGCCCGGTTCGGCATAGCGGCGGCGCGGCCATTGCTGACGGTTCACGGCAAGGGGCACCGTTATACCGTCAACGATGACATGGGAAACGAGGTCGTCACTGACGTTGCCGATCCTCTCCAGTTCATCCACGATCTGGAGCCCGCGGTGGATCTGCCCCACGGGCTTGAAAATTTCCGGTTCGCGGCCGGCTGGATCGGTTCCCTGGGATACGAGACGGCTGAGCTGTTCGAAGATATCCCAAGGGCCGGTATCGATGACGTCAACCTCCCGGACACGTTTTTCTACCTGCCATCCCTGGTTGTCCTCAAGGACGCCGCCTCCCGGCGTCTGACACTGGTGGCCCTTTCAGGTGACAGGGCCGGCGCCCGGGACCTTGTTCTGGAGGCGGTACGAAGACTGAAAGAGGTGGATGTCGCGGCTCCATCCGATCAGGGAGAAGAGAAAAGGGAGGCCCGGACCACTTTTGAGGAGGGGGAGTTCCTCGAGGCCGTGGCAAAGTGCAAGGAACTGATCCATGACGGGGAACTCATCCAGGTGGTCATATCCCGTCGTTGGGAGGTCGATCCGGCCCCGCCGCCCGAGTTGGTTTACAGCGCCCTGGCAGTGTTTAACCCCTCACCTTACCACTTTTACCTCCAGATGCCCGGAGGGGTCCTCCTGGGTGCTTCTCCGGAACTCCTGGTGCGGAGGGAAGGCGATATCCTCACGGTCCGCCCCATAGCCGGAACGAGGCGAAGGGGGGGGAACGAGGAGGAGGACCTGGCACTGGAAAAGGAGATGATGTCCGATCCCAAGGAGCGGGCTGAGCACACCATGCTCGTGGACCTCGGCCGGAACGACCTTGGGCGGGTTTCCGAGGCGGGAACCGTTCAGGTAACCAGGAGGATGCTCGTTGAGCGTTACTCCCACGTCATGCACCTGGTTTCCGAGGTGCGTTCCCGGATCGACGGCAGGTACGATTCCTACGACGTCCTGAGGGCCTGCTTTCCGGCCGGTACCGTTTCCGGCGCGCCCAAGATAAGGGCCATGCAGGCCATTGCGGGACTGGAGCCGGTTGTGCGGGGGCCTTACGCAGGCGGCGTGGGCTATTTCGACGTCCGCGGCAACATGGATTTTTGCATCACTATCCGTTCGGTCTTCTATTCTGCAGGCAGGGCTTACATCCAGTCCGGGGCGGGCATCGTGGCGGACTCGGTCCCGGAAAGGGAACGGGACGAGATCACCGCCAAGGCCGCGGCCATGGTGAAGGCTTTCGGCAACGTCTCGTTTGAAAAATAA
- a CDS encoding aminodeoxychorismate/anthranilate synthase component II, whose product MILIIDNYDSFTYNIYQAICTMTPDAKGVEVVRNDRVTLSGLEEMGISHLVISPGPGRPDGAGISIEAVRAFSGRIPVLGVCLGHQTIGQVFGGEVVHAQRLMHGKPSMIRHTGRGLFEGIPTPLEAIRYHSLVLQKRSLPEELAVTASSDDGEIMGVSHRLFTVEGVQFHPESFGTVGGEVIFENFLKMEGGLRHAA is encoded by the coding sequence ATGATCCTCATCATCGACAACTACGATTCCTTTACCTACAACATCTACCAGGCCATCTGTACCATGACCCCGGATGCCAAAGGTGTCGAGGTAGTACGTAACGACCGGGTTACCCTGTCCGGGCTCGAAGAGATGGGTATAAGCCATCTGGTCATTTCGCCCGGCCCGGGGCGGCCCGACGGGGCGGGGATCAGCATCGAAGCGGTCAGGGCTTTCTCCGGCCGGATACCGGTCCTGGGGGTCTGTCTGGGACACCAGACCATCGGACAGGTGTTCGGGGGAGAGGTTGTCCACGCCCAAAGACTGATGCACGGTAAACCTTCCATGATCCGGCATACCGGGCGCGGCCTGTTCGAAGGGATTCCCACCCCCTTGGAGGCCATCCGGTATCACTCCCTGGTTTTACAGAAACGGTCCCTCCCGGAGGAACTTGCGGTGACGGCCTCTTCCGATGATGGAGAGATCATGGGGGTCAGCCACCGGTTGTTCACCGTAGAGGGTGTTCAGTTCCACCCGGAGTCCTTCGGGACTGTTGGCGGTGAGGTGATCTTTGAGAACTTCCTGAAGATGGAGGGAGGGTTGCGGCATGCTGCGTAA
- the trpD gene encoding anthranilate phosphoribosyltransferase: MLRKKLGMVVEGIDLDAEAMAEAVGAIMEGEASPVQVGAFLTALRLKGESEEEIAGAAMALRARCVRLPGDAFADAIDTCGTGGDGAGTVNVSTLAAITAAGAGAKVAKHGNRSVSSLCGSADLLTALGVRIDLTPEASARCLKEAGFAFLFAPLYHPAMKMVAPVRQEMGIRTLFNLIGPLCNPAGVRRQLMGVYSMELVPTIAGVLRRLGCDRAMVVASEDGLDEISVCAPTTVAHLHRDGTIQVQNFEPGDLGIAIHRPEALAGGKPEENAEISLEVLKGGQGPVRDAVAVNAAAALVVAGLASDLEEGLGMAASSLDSGEALEVLERVIRISTQEA; the protein is encoded by the coding sequence ATGCTGCGTAAAAAACTTGGAATGGTCGTGGAGGGCATCGACCTTGATGCCGAGGCCATGGCGGAAGCTGTGGGCGCCATCATGGAAGGGGAGGCGAGTCCCGTTCAGGTCGGAGCTTTCCTTACGGCCCTGCGGCTCAAGGGTGAGAGTGAGGAAGAGATCGCCGGTGCGGCCATGGCCCTCAGGGCGCGGTGCGTTCGTCTGCCCGGAGATGCCTTTGCCGATGCCATCGACACCTGCGGCACCGGGGGGGATGGGGCCGGAACCGTGAACGTCTCAACCCTCGCCGCCATTACCGCTGCGGGGGCCGGCGCCAAGGTCGCCAAGCACGGGAACCGGTCGGTCTCCAGCCTCTGCGGGAGCGCCGATCTGCTTACTGCCCTGGGTGTTCGCATTGATTTGACCCCCGAGGCCTCGGCCAGGTGCCTGAAAGAGGCCGGGTTCGCTTTCCTCTTCGCTCCCCTTTACCATCCTGCCATGAAAATGGTGGCTCCGGTGCGCCAGGAGATGGGGATCCGGACCTTGTTCAACCTCATCGGCCCCCTCTGCAACCCGGCCGGGGTCAGGCGGCAGCTCATGGGAGTCTACTCCATGGAACTGGTGCCGACCATCGCCGGGGTTCTCCGGAGACTGGGCTGCGACAGGGCCATGGTCGTCGCCTCCGAGGATGGCCTGGACGAGATCTCGGTTTGCGCTCCCACGACGGTGGCCCACCTCCACAGGGACGGCACTATCCAGGTCCAGAACTTCGAGCCGGGCGACCTTGGGATCGCCATCCACAGGCCGGAGGCCCTGGCCGGCGGCAAGCCTGAGGAAAATGCGGAAATTTCCCTGGAGGTACTCAAGGGAGGGCAGGGACCGGTCAGGGACGCCGTGGCAGTGAACGCGGCGGCGGCCCTTGTCGTTGCCGGTCTGGCTTCGGATCTCGAGGAGGGGCTCGGAATGGCAGCGTCATCCCTGGATTCGGGAGAGGCCCTCGAGGTTCTGGAAAGAGTAATAAGGATCAGCACTCAGGAGGCGTGA
- a CDS encoding indole-3-glycerol phosphate synthase TrpC gives MKKGFLEKAAVAARQNVTAWKGRYGDLPVLPGRDRRPFLPTGQDGCAVIAEVKICSPSRGDLMGGSDPLRLAPMYTDAGASAVSVVVEEQYFGGSPELFEKVARSTALPLLWKDFVVDPYQIQLASSLGASAVLLIVGMLDDREMRSFLDMAARAGLRTLVEVHDLQEYERAAASGADLIGVNNRNLVTLEVDIAVSERMAPRFSEEVQTVAESGIRKPEDVARMAGAGFDAVLIGESLVTADDPAQLLQEMVAAGSLVDA, from the coding sequence ATGAAAAAGGGGTTCCTGGAAAAGGCCGCTGTCGCAGCCCGGCAGAACGTGACAGCCTGGAAAGGGCGATACGGTGACTTGCCGGTGCTGCCGGGCCGGGATCGCCGTCCGTTCCTCCCGACCGGGCAGGATGGGTGTGCGGTCATTGCCGAGGTCAAGATCTGCAGCCCTTCCCGGGGCGACCTCATGGGTGGTTCGGACCCGCTCCGTCTGGCGCCCATGTACACAGACGCCGGTGCCAGTGCCGTGAGTGTCGTAGTGGAGGAACAATATTTTGGAGGCAGCCCGGAACTTTTCGAAAAGGTCGCAAGATCCACGGCTCTGCCCCTCCTGTGGAAAGATTTCGTTGTCGACCCGTACCAGATCCAGCTGGCTTCCTCCCTCGGGGCGTCTGCCGTACTCCTCATCGTGGGGATGCTGGACGACCGTGAAATGAGATCTTTTCTCGACATGGCCGCGAGAGCCGGGCTCAGGACCCTCGTGGAGGTCCACGACCTGCAGGAGTATGAAAGGGCTGCAGCATCCGGCGCTGACCTCATCGGCGTCAACAACCGCAACCTCGTCACCCTGGAGGTTGACATAGCGGTATCAGAGCGAATGGCGCCACGGTTTTCCGAGGAGGTTCAGACGGTGGCTGAAAGCGGCATCAGGAAGCCGGAGGATGTGGCACGGATGGCCGGGGCGGGGTTTGATGCCGTTCTCATCGGGGAGTCGCTGGTGACTGCGGACGATCCCGCCCAACTACTGCAGGAGATGGTAGCAGCGGGATCACTCGTAGATGCGTGA